One Rhizoctonia solani chromosome 1, complete sequence DNA window includes the following coding sequences:
- a CDS encoding alpha/beta hydrolase family protein, with protein sequence MEIDPKDFNHRYEKLSTGHSYHFIDQYPRGDHSPDAPTLLLVHGFPDCWYGWRHQIKPWAMQGWRVIVPDKLGYGGTDQPRDIRNYTTKSICADLAALLDLLGVRRVILVGHDWGAETVWRFCLWYPERVRAVIALSVPFYPPAPEYIPMDEMIRRVPKFGYQKYLADPKSAVEIHQNVPVFIDAIYRSPLTGKDVSFVREGQLEALIKGRTPAPKKTDILSDKTAKLRVEEEREGKLGSSLPPSLPALFFWPRSDPTCQPLHVQRMRKFVPSIEVVELAGKGHWLMVEAREQVTNKVIEWVETLVRQENERGGKAMTKARL encoded by the exons ATGGAAATTGATCCAAAAGACTTTAACCATCGTTATGAGAAACTTTCTACGGGACATAGTTATCATTTTATAGATCAATATCCTCGGGGTGACCACAGCCCTGACGCCCCCACCTTGTTGCTGGTCCACGGCTTCCCCGACTGTTG GTACGGATGGCGCCATCAAATTAAACCCTGGGCGATGCAAGGATGGCGAGTGATTGTACCTGACAAACTTGGGTATGGGGGAACG GACCAACCAAGGGACATTCGAAATTATACAACCAAGTCGATCTGCGCAGATCTGGCTGCACTGCTCGATCTTCTTGGAGTACGGCGTGTCATCTTGGTTGGACACGACTGGGGCGCCGAGACGGTCTGGCGCTTCTGTCTATGGTATCCAGAGCGGGTTCGAGCTGTTATTGC GCTTTCGGTCCCCTTCTACCCCCCTGCGCCAGAGTACATTCCGATGGACGAGATGATCCGGCGGGTGCCCAAGTTTGGCTACCAAAAGTATTTagcagatcccaagtcagcaGTAGAGATACATCAAAAC GTCCCCGTCTTTATTGATGCTATCTATCGTTCTCCACTCACAGGGAAGGATGTATCATTTGTCAGAGAAGGGCAACTTGAAGCACTGATTAAAGGGCGCACCCCAGCGCCAAAGAAGACCGATATTCTCTCCGACAAG ACCGCCAAACTCCGAGTGGAAGAAGAAAGAG AGGGAAAACTCGGCTCCTCACTCCCCCCTAGCTTACCCGCTCTGTTTTTCTGGCCTCGCTCCGATCCGACATGCCAGCCACTGCATGTTCAG CGTATGCGCAAATTTGTCCCCTCAATTGAGGTAGTTGAGCTTGCAGGCAAAGGGCACTGGTTGATGGTCGAGGCCCGCGAACAGGTTACCAACAAGGTGATTGAATGGGTCGAGACTCTGGTCCGGCAAGAAAATGAGCGAGGTGGCAAGGCTATGACTAAAGCGAGGTTGTAG
- a CDS encoding WD40 domain-containing protein — protein sequence MPTNISKEEEQAPPSVRAATPPPYLSASARKIVVPQFTTFQPRNFYRSGNDCINKITWSCDGKRLASCSNSKEVKLWDIERSLDNADLSLSGTNKDPMNHVACHPMHPQLLCSASRKAGQIYFWDARRFKKELYTIPIAVDSVTYAPDAQTVLAMDRMDNMRIIDCRMVGSSEPNEWSLREESLRLGSDAGGDSVYQAIFNHVGDMVFLAKEDGQITMVEYPSLKIWHSLPAHVTACYTLALDPRGSYLASGGADGFVNLFDTAEFIASKTVPTIDSGIRTIGFSHDGEYIAAGCAEQSSVFIICTETGELMHRIPCLGTPSTVAWHPTRHLLAFGGDNEYSPVSRGRWLSIFGS from the exons ATGCCAACGAACATatccaaagaagaagagcaagCGCCTCCGTCAGTGAGGGCTGCTACACCTCCCCCATACCTTTCCGCATCGGCACGAAAAATAGTG GTGCCCCAATTTACGACCTTCCAGCCGCGGAACTTCTACCGTTCTGGGAATGACTGCATCAACAAAATCACTTGGTCCTGCGATGGAAAACGCCTTGCCAGCTGTAGCAACTCCAAGGAAGTCAAGCTCTGGGACATCGAGCGCTCG CTAGACAACGCCGATCTTTCTCTATCTGGTACAAACAAAGATCCTATGAATCATGTCGCTTGTCACCCAATGCATCCACAACTCTTGTGTTCCGCAAGTCGAAAAGCCGGTCAAATATATTTCTGGGATGCGCGCCGCT TCAAGAAGGAGCTTTACACGATTCCCATTGCTGTCGATTCCGTTACTTACGCACCAGATGCTCAGACCGTGCTTGCGATGGACAGAATGGACAACATGCGAATCATCGATTGTCGAATGGTTGGATCCAGTGAACCCAACGAATGGTCTCTCAGAGAGGAGTCATTGAGACTTGGATCAGACGCTGGCGGTGATTCG GTGTATCAAGCAATATTCAATCACGTTGGGGATATGGTATTTTTAGCAAAAGAAGACGGTCAAATAACCATGGTCGAGTATCCTTCACTGAAAATCTGGCATAGCCTGCCAGCTCATGTTACCGCATGTTATACTTTGGCTCTTGATCCTCGCGGAAG TTACCTCGCATCAGGAGGAGCTGATGGGTTTGTGAACCTGTTCGACACTGCCGAATTTATCGCATCGAAAACGGTTCCTACTATTGA CTCGGGAATACGTACGATTGGATTTTCTCACGACGGGGAGTATATCGCAGCTGGATGTGCTGAACAAAGTTCGGTATTCATT ATTTGTACTGAGACTGGTGAGCTCATGCATCGAATCCCGTGTCTTGGAACCCCCTCTACAGTTGCGTGGCACCCGACTCGACACCTACTCGCATTCGGCGGAGATAACGAATACAGCCCTGTCAGCCGTGGAAGGTGGCTAAGTATATTTGGGTCATGA
- a CDS encoding amino acid permease, whose product MPDKVIDLTVSDDDVAEIDKTRDVLSSGKTRHKSRRRRGKDRNTGESEVAEGVQQSNGPSSPSKPGGKSQPEQAKSNSLLSRLGMIPNENKEDTKSKRGSRDRPPDAKGKDRRKQTDDERTRAQEMPQTDGNSAHHRWPRSPSPNKLEEIPLSELPVEQLFFVDTGPPSGVNSGQEQHLPPGTGIGFTTSNAPGSGAIPNAKAIKKPLTKESRKEFQGSEEGKVSGDTPGRGPNEVEFIGGSALVVEDQATGSSTAAAAAGKIATLSNFLTESTQAEVVKPTTDGGTKSNGLSLPEHVTLWVEGNDVPALEGSTAALEIEDGIEYLDYEDDQATGISRYFAPESAASSRKACRTCGEEGHIAKYCKKLICLTCGERDDHDTRNCPMRVVCFNCGGKGHLSSTCPQPRGRIGCDRCGSSKHIPQRCPEQFKTYVYLSEEERLQVLKQRESLKSIGFGEGGEGYIAPHIWCYNCGNGGHWGDDCKDSKPSSIPTEPCAFGSFNASRGPFGELDNTHGRDRDLPRPAWLDDDPHLQDVGRRGKEANIRRNRAAEASRAARDRDDDDWFSRTGESYSIICKERLFTVASAGSSRDQRQANDRAKDNLPAKPKFAFQPRDNGGASGRPISGGYDSTRDRDRKREKDRDKGHDSERPHGCAEIMRIGVTRNDETNGRATAVVIEEVTEIDMVHNTEGRIHSDTVSGFVSSIATGWADCHLSVISISYLVPLLLITAIYHNQPRNLLRCTVKKQPPLPSPSSLLPLPMDTEKANMSEKLSGVSVNVESYDGDEGQHSDHTKRVLSARQVQLFSIGGTIGTSIFVAIGSALVHGGPLSLLIGYAFWCSVIFCVNEGQAEMVCLLPIESSFNRFATRWVDRAFGAATSWNYWICMVALFNFEITAFTAVVGFWTDDVHPAVFPVAMLVAYAVLNLWSAKFFGETEFWISLMKVILITGLLIMTFFLMVGVNPQRDAFGFRFWRDPGPMAEYISTGDLGRFQGFFACVLSAGFAVAGPDMLSIIAGEAKSPRRIMPKAFRTVFVRLILFFVLGSLAVGILVPYNDPILNAAISEGKPGAARSPYVAALTRLNVPVLPHIINAMILTSIFSAGNAFLFNGSRTLHGIALDGFAPGFIRQTNRNGVPWIAVAITLLVGCLSFLQVNQNSSKVLDWFINVSTSAQLVTWMAMCITWIRWDAAMKAQGISRDILPYKSKFQPYGAWYGLFMSAAVTFFNGYYVFLNGGWVTADFIFAYGSVFIFLAVYIYVKLLRRSPFVPSSEADLFSGKKEIDEYEARLTEEPPSTRWQRILRWLF is encoded by the exons ATGCCCGACAAGGTCATTGACCTTACAGTGTCTGACGACGACGTTGCTGAGATAGACAAAACCAGAGATGTATTGAGTTCTGGTAAGACTCGACACAAAAGCCGGCGAAGACGCGGCAAGGACCGAAATACAGGGGAAAGCGAA GTTGCCGAGGGTGTTCAACA GAGTAATGGGCCGTCGTCGCCAAGCAAGCCG GGAGGCAAATCCCAGCCCGAACAGGCCAAATCGAAC AGCCTGCTTTCACGCCTTGGGATGATACCGAACGAGAACAAGGAAGATACCAAATCCAAGCGAGGTTCTCGCGACCGGCCGCCGGACGCAAAAGGAAAGGATCGCCGAAAGCAAACTGATGATGAACGCACGAGGGCCCAAGAAATG CCTCAAACAGATGGTAATAGTGCGCATCATCGATGGCCTCGTTCTCCTTCTCCTAACAAGCTCGAGGAAATCCCTTTATCGGAGCTTCCCGTGGAGCAACTCTTTTTTGTTGACACTGGACCGCCGAGTGGGGTAAATAGCGGACAAGAGCAGCATTTGCCGCCAGGAACGGGAATAGGATTCACAACCTCCAACGCCCCTGGATCTGGCGCTATTCCAAACGCGAAGGCGATTAAGAAACCCCTCACCAAGGAGAGTAGAAAGGAATTTCAAGGCTCAGAAGAAGGTAAGGTGTCTGGGGACACTCCTGGTAGAGGGCCCAACGAAGTGGAGTTTATCGGGGGAAGCGCCCTGGTGGTGGAAGATCAAGCCACTGGCTCCAGTACCGCAGCTGCAGCCGCCGGGAAGATCGCCACTCTAAGTAATTTTCTGACGGAATCAACTCAAGCCGAGGTCGTCAAGCCGACAACCGATGGGGGAACAAAGTCTAATGGCCTATCTCTCCCTGAACACGTTACACTTTGGGTCGAGGGGAATGACGTCCCTGCCTTGGAGGGTTCTACTGCAGCTCTGGAAATTGAAGATGGCATCGAGTATCTGGATTATGAGGATGACCAA GCTACTGGTATATCGCGTTATTTCGCCCCGGAATCGGCTGCTTCCTCCAGGAAAGCCTGTAGAACGTGCGGAGAGGAGGGACACATTGCTAAGTATTGCAAAAAGCTGATT TGTTTGACCTGTGGTGAACGGGATGATCACGATACTCGTAATTGCCCCATGCGTGTCGTGTGCTTTAATTGCGGCGGCAAGGGTCATCTTTCGTCA ACGTGTCCCCAGCCCAGGGGACGAATAGGTTGTGACCGTTGCGGGTCATCTAAACATATTCCTCAA AGATGCCCCGAGCAGTTTAAAACATATGTCTATCTATCAGAGGAAGAACGGCTACAAGTACTCAAACAACGCGAATCTCTTAAAAGTATTGGGTTCGGAGAAGGGGGAGAAGGGTACATTGCGCCGCATATATGGTGTTATAATTGTGGGAATGGCGGACACTGGGGCGAT GACTGTAAAGACTCCAAGCCCTCGAGCATACCTACTGAGCCTTGTGCATTCGGTTCCTTCAATGCAAGTCGAGGGCCATTCGGTGAACTGGATAATACACATGGACGTGACCGAGATTTACCCCGACCTGCTTGGCTTGATGACGACCCCCACCTCCAAGATGTTGGTCGCCGGGGCAAGGAGGCAAACATAAGACGGAATCGAGCGGCCGAGGCATCTCGTGCCGCTCGTGACCGAGATGACGATGACTGGTTTAGTCGAACAGGTGAATCTTATTCTATTATATGCAAAGAGCGTCTGTTCACGGTAGCATCAGCTGGCTCTTCGCGGGACCAACGGCAAGCGAATGATCGTGCCAAGGACAATCTTCCAGCAAAACCTAAGTTTGCTTTCCAACCTCGTGACAATGGTGGGGCTTCAGGCCGACCTATTTCAGGGGGGTATGATAGTACTCGTGACCGCGACCGCAAGCGTGAGAAAGACCGGGATAAAGGCCATGATAGCGAGAGGC CTCACGGCTGCGCAGAGATTATGAGGATTGGCGTGACGAGGAACGACGAAACAAACGGTCGGGCCACAGCAGTAGTGATCGAAGAGGTGACAGAGATCGACATGGTCCACAATACCGAGGGTCGTATACATAGTGACACAGTATCGGGATTTGTTT CGAGCATCGCCACAGGCTGGGCGGATTGCCACCTATCAGTCATTTCGATATCGTACCTGGTTCCGCTCTTGCTTATCACAGCCATCTATCATAACCAACCTCGCAACCTCTTAAGATGTACTGTGAAGAAACAGCCGCCCCTCCCATCCCCATCATCCTTGCTTCCTCTCCCCATGGACACCGAAAAGGCTAACATGTCGGAGAAACTCTCAGGGGTCTCTGTAAACGTCGAGTCCTATGATGGTGACGAAGGACAACATTCTGATCATACTAAACGTGTTTTAAGTGCACGTCAAGTTCAG CTTTTCTCTATCGGTGGAACTATCGGGACAAGTATCTTCGTTGCTATTGGCTCTGCACTCGTTCATGGAGGTCCCCTGAGCCTGCTCATTGGCTATGCGTTCTGGTGCTCGGTTATTTTTTGTGTCAACGAAGGCCAAGCGGAA ATGGTCTGTCTTTTGCCTATCGAGTCGTCTTTTAATCGATTTGCGACCCGGTGGGTGGACAGGGCATTTGGGGCCGCAAC GTCATGGAATTACTGGATCTGTATGGTAGC GTTGTTCAACTTCGAGATCACGGCGTTTACCGCTGTCGTCGGCTTTTGGACCGACGACGTGCACCCTGCGGTCTTTCCGGTTGCAATGCTTGTTGCATATGCTGTCTTGAATTTGTGGTCAGCCAAGTTCTTCGGTGAAACGGAGTTCTGGATCTCCCTAATGAAAGTGATCCTCATTACCGGGCTGTTGATCATGACTTTCTTCCTTATGGTTGGGGTAAACCCTCAGCGAGATGCATTTGGCTTCAGATTTTGGAGAGATCCGGGCCCGATGGCCGAGTACATATCGACGGGGGACCTGGGTAGATTCCAGGGATTCTTTGCCTGCGTGCTCAGTGCAGGGTTCGCCGTGGCAGGTCCAGATATGCTTAGTATAATT GCCGGCGAGGCCAAGTCTCCCCGGCGTATCAT GCCCAAAGCATTTCGCACTGTTTTTGTCCGTCTGATTTTGTTTTTCGTGCTTGGTTCGCTTGCTGTTGGCATT CTCGTGCCCTACAACGACCCGATCCTCAATGCAGCAATCAGTGAAGGAAAGCCAGGAG CTGCCCGTTCACCCTATGTGGCTGCGCTTACCCGTTTAAACGTCCCGGTTCTACCTCACATTATTAACGCGATGATCTTGACTTCGATTTTCTCTGCTG GAAACGCCTTTTTGTTTAACGGGTCGCGTACATTACACGGGATTGCCTTGGATGGATTTGCACCTGGTTTTATTCGACAAACGAATAGGAATGGTGTTCCTTGGATAGCAGTTGCAATTACATTGCTCGTTGGATGCCTCTCGTTCCTGCAAGTAAACCAAAACTCCTCCAAGGTGTTGGATTG GTTTATTAATGTTTCAACTTCCGCTCAATTGGTGACTTGGATGGCCATGTGCATAACCTGGATTAGATGGGACGCCGCAATGAAAGCTCAGGGTATCTCTAGAGATATTCTTCCCTACAAGTCCAAGTTCCAACCATACGGTGCATGGTATGGGCTCTTT ATGTCGGCTGCTGTTACCTTTTTCAATGGCTACTACGTTTTCCTAAACGGGGGCTGGGTGACAGCTGACTT TATCTTTGCATACGGGTCGGTTTT CATATTCTTGGCTGTATACATTTATGTCAAGCTCCTGCGGCGATCCCCATTTGTTCCCTCGTCCGAGGCTGATTTGTTTAGTGGCAAAAAAGAAATTGACGAGTATGAAGCAAGACTTACCGAAGAGCCACCTAGTACCAGGTGGCAACGTATCTTACGTTGGCTATTCTAG
- a CDS encoding homeobox domain protein, with protein MSPPEEESAGLAAATTPETVLPLTGAGAGPRRTKLSWAQLVRLESIFAQTWYPSWAEKDTLAREFDLEHQQINVWFCNRRTKAKREKETMPDSFIPSHAQAALKSKRARPTEASLDTLGSTTMTREPTPEPAPSSRASSTTPDPRPIALPPIRTSPPLSSVPAPAPVSASSAASIQAKLSSSLSAALLGSATSTAYRAPYVSQPPSQDRSRDRSLSPGPRTRRHRSNSAGSPRHSPYRQHTYPFTHQRSHSRSPPAATLAPIGRPDYPHALPPFHKAGPPPSLPAALPAPPTTKPHELYQRYPAGDYHRGPFVRSPLLAHRAPDSQVASPIHSPTDPEHRKLLAQQHIQAIPHVGALQAAPHMGAFPSMPVVGVFQGTAPPPAELPISVWQAHPLVRTRARITREQLRALEALFAKTWFPTSQQRAEAANATGMREYSVTVWFQNRRSKAKKEGISPPEGDRAKLRKDKGPKRDLGTHVFEVGSSRHPEPMASGASAYAPSASAGNHPSIAEHNLVWLEDARSRGRAPMMKAGGSHSPRITDNRPERSRSPRSRSWSGAEPEPESDLEMESESESRASRSRYQPGDEPRGVSYTRAYSQYPPRESQAQTLYPPREVHPSYADAGPLPVRRQSSSSSYGGVTRRRNSGHSHSGSEEDGPEPARSETEPGDRPAKRSRRENEHAPEDEHSDPE; from the exons ATGTCACCCCCTGAAGAGGAATCCGCAGGTCTGGCTGCTGCTACGACGCCTGAAACTGTGTTGCCGTTGACTGGAGCCGGTGCTGGACCACGACGGACGAAGCTATCGTGGGCTCAACTTGTGCGGCTCGAGAGTATCTTTGCACAAACTTGGTATCCATCGTGGGCCGAAAAGGATACGCTTGCGCGTGAATTCGACTT GGAACACCAACAG ATCAATGTCTGGTTTTGCAACCGCCGCACGAAAGCAAAGCGCGAGAAGGAAACAATGCCTGACAGTTTTATTCCCTCCCATGCCCAGGCTGCACTCAAAAGCAAGCGCGCAAGACCAACTGAGGCGTCTCTTGATACTCTAGGCTCGACGACCATGACCCGCGAACCGACCCCCGAGCCAGCACCATCTTCCCGTGCTTCGAGCACTACGCCTGATCCTCGACCCATCGCACTGCCTCCTATTCGCACTTCACCACCTCTGTCATCGGTCCCAGCCCCAGCACCCGTCAGCGCTTCATCGGCCGCCAGTATTCAGGCCAAACTCTCTTCGTCGCTGTCGGCCGCACTGCTCGGCTCCGCGACATCCACGGCCTATCGGGCCCCATATGTCAGCCAACCTCCGTCCCAGGACCGTTCGCGTGATCGTTCTCTGTCCCCCGGTCCCCGCACCCGCAGACACCGCAGCAACAGCGCTGGATCCCCTCGCCATTCCCCCTATCGACAGCACACATATCCATTCACCCACCAGCGCTCTCATTCCAGGTCTCCTCCGGCCGCCACACTCGCCCCGATCGGTCGCCCCGACTACCCCCATGCACTCCCCCCATTCCACAAGGCAGGCCCCCCTCCATCACTCCCGGCCGCCCTTCCCGCCCCGCCTACAACCAAACCGCACGAGCTCTACCAACGCTACCCGGCGGGTGATTACCACCGCGGTCCATTTGTGCGCTCACCCCTCCTCGCTCATCGTGCGCCGGATTCTCAAGTCGCGTCACCGATACACTCGCCTACTGATCCTGAGCATCGCAAGTTGCTGGCTCAGCAGCACATCCAAGCCATACCTCATGTTGGCGCACTTCAGGCCGCCCCTCACATGGGCGCATTTCCCTCGATGCCAGTCGTCGGAGTCTTCCAGGGTACTGCACCTCCCCCTGCAGAACTTCCAATTAGTGTATGGCAGGCCCACCCCCTTGTACGCACACGGGCTCGTATCACTCGCGAACAATTGCGGGCGCTCGAGGCCCTCTTTGCAAAGACCTGGTTCCCGACATCTCAGCAACGAGCAGAAGCTGCCAATGCGACGGGAATGCGCGAGTATAGCGTCACAGTATGGTTTCAGAACAGAAG gtccaaggcCAAAAAAGAGGGCATCTCACCACCCGAAGGTGATAGAGCTAAGCTGCGCAAGGACAAGGGCCCCAAACGCGATCTAGGAACGCATGTATTCGAAGTTGGGAGCTCACGGCATCCTGAGCCAATGGCCTCTGGTGCCTCAGCGTATGCGCCCTCTGCATCCGCAGGTAACCATCCCTCCATAGCCGAGCATAACCTAGTCTGGCTTGAAGATGCACGTTCACGTGGGCGGGCGCCGATGATGAAGGCGGGAGGGAGCCATTCACCTCGAATCACCGATAATAGGCCGGAACGTTCTCGCTCCCCGCGCTCACGGTCCTGGAGTGGGGCAGAACCCGAGCCAGAGTCCGACTTGGAGATGGAGAGCGAGTCGGAATCACGCGCCAGTCGCTCCCGCTATCAGCCTGGAGACGAACCGCGCGGTGTGTCCTATACGCGTGCATATAGCCAATATCCTCCGCGAGAGTCCCAGGCACAGACACTGTATCCCCCAAGAGAAGTCCACCCGTCTTATGCCGACGCCGGCCCCCTTCCGGTGCGGCGTCAGTCATCGTCCTCATCATATGGTGGGGTTACTCGCAGGCGAAATTCTGGCCACAGTCACAGTGGGTCCGAAGAGGATGGACCCGAACCTGCTCGATCCGAGACTGAGCCAGGAGACCGCCCTGCGAAGCGTTCTCGACGGGAAAACGAGCACGCGCCCGAGGACGAGCATTCTGACCCTGAATGA